CCTGCTAAAAAAATAGATAAAAAGTATGTTCTCATTTTACCTAAAACAACTGAATCCATACGGAAAGTGATAGGTCCAATTTTCCCTATAAATCCTAAAATAAGTGCAACTATTATTGCTCCTCCTATGCTTCCCAATGAGAAAGTTCCCAAAGGTCCCATTGAAATTTTTATACTTCCTAATAAATATCCTAAAAATGCAGCTATTGAGAATCCAACAAAGTCCATTTTTACTTCTGGAATAGTGTTTTTTCCAGAATCTTTATCTTTACTTAAATCGATTTTCTTTTGTGCAAAGTATTTTTCCTTTTCTTTTTCAACATCAAATCTAAATATTTTTGGTATAAAGTTAATTCCTAAGATTAAAAAAAGCACACCAAAAGGATATCCTATTGAATGTCCTACTCCAACCCCTGCTTTTGCTTCTGTCACATAGATTTCTGTATCTTCTGTTGACAAAGTTGTTGTATTTTCTATTGTCATTTTTTCAGGAATTTCTTCATTTTTTAATTTTGCATCTCTTTCTTTTGCATTATTAATAATAGCTAGAATTTTAGTTTTTGTTCTATCACTTAGTCCGCCAAAATTAGCAGCTGAATTTCTTGTTTCTGCTTCTGCTGATTCAGTAGCTGCTGCAAGTCCTGCTGAACTTGTTAAAGCTCCTGTATAAGTTCCAGTTACTTGATATGGACTCATATTATTAAATATTTGTGAAAATCCATAAGATGTTATTGCTCCAACAAATGGAATAAATATAGCTATAATTACAAATTGTTTTCCAAATTTTGTAATAGCATATTTCATATCTTTTGCAGCTAAAAGTCCTGTTCCAACTATAAAGATAAGAAGTGACAGATTCATAATAGAATTATCAATAATATTTCCCTTTAATACATTTTGAGCTT
This portion of the Fusobacterium simiae genome encodes:
- a CDS encoding aspartate:alanine exchanger family transporter, with product MHFDLIGFIFNSLVLLFFTMTLGNLFGDIKFRKFNFGITGTLFIGLFVGYFLTKYAVTITEGSKYFSKAQNVLKGNIIDNSIMNLSLLIFIVGTGLLAAKDMKYAITKFGKQFVIIAIFIPFVGAITSYGFSQIFNNMSPYQVTGTYTGALTSSAGLAAATESAEAETRNSAANFGGLSDRTKTKILAIINNAKERDAKLKNEEIPEKMTIENTTTLSTEDTEIYVTEAKAGVGVGHSIGYPFGVLFLILGINFIPKIFRFDVEKEKEKYFAQKKIDLSKDKDSGKNTIPEVKMDFVGFSIAAFLGYLLGSIKISMGPLGTFSLGSIGGAIIVALILGFIGKIGPITFRMDSVVLGKMRTYFLSIFLAGTGLNYGFRVVEAVTGDGVMIAVISALVAILSVLFGFLLGHYVFHINWTLLSGAITGGMTSAPGLGAAIDALDCDEPAVSYGATQPLATLCMVIFSIIIHKLPI